A single genomic interval of Hafnia alvei harbors:
- the gdhA gene encoding NADP-specific glutamate dehydrogenase has protein sequence MEQLLSLENFLASVQQRDPNQPEFLQAVREVMTTLWPFLEKNPRYRDAALLERLIEPERVIQFRVTWVDDRGQVQVNRAWRVQFSSAIGPFKGGMRFHPSVNLSILKFLGFEQTFKNALTTLPMGGGKGGSDFNPKGKSDGEIMRFCQALMTELYRHLGADTDVPAGDIGVGGREVGFMAGMMKKLSNNTACVFTGKGLSFGGSLIRPEATGYGLVYFTDAMLKRHGLGFEGMKVAVSGSGNVAQYAIEKAMALGARVVTASDSNGTVVDEAGFTPEKLARLCQIKSQQDGRIADYAKEFGLTYLEGQQPWGISVDIALPCATQNELDAPAASTLIANGVKAVAEGANMPTTIEATDLFLEAGVLFAPGKAANAGGVATSGLEMAQNAARMGWKAEKVDLRLHHIMLDIHQACVEYGGEDKQTNYVRGANIAGFVKVADAMLAQGVL, from the coding sequence ATGGAGCAGCTATTGTCTCTGGAAAACTTTCTCGCCAGCGTACAACAACGCGATCCCAACCAACCCGAATTCTTGCAGGCCGTGCGAGAAGTGATGACCACCCTGTGGCCGTTTCTAGAGAAAAACCCGCGCTACCGTGACGCTGCCCTGCTAGAACGCTTGATTGAACCCGAGCGTGTAATTCAGTTCCGCGTCACATGGGTTGACGATCGCGGGCAGGTTCAGGTCAACCGCGCATGGCGCGTACAGTTCAGCTCGGCCATTGGGCCGTTTAAGGGCGGAATGCGCTTCCATCCTTCGGTTAACCTGTCGATCCTGAAATTCCTTGGCTTTGAGCAAACGTTTAAAAACGCGCTCACGACGCTGCCAATGGGCGGGGGTAAAGGCGGTAGCGATTTCAACCCGAAAGGGAAAAGCGACGGCGAAATCATGCGCTTCTGCCAAGCCTTAATGACTGAGCTTTATCGTCATTTAGGCGCCGACACCGACGTTCCAGCCGGTGATATAGGCGTGGGTGGGCGAGAAGTGGGCTTTATGGCGGGCATGATGAAAAAACTGTCGAACAATACGGCATGCGTATTCACCGGAAAAGGGCTGTCATTTGGTGGCAGTTTAATCCGCCCAGAAGCGACGGGCTATGGTCTGGTTTACTTTACTGACGCCATGCTAAAACGCCATGGTTTAGGTTTTGAAGGAATGAAAGTTGCGGTGTCAGGTTCGGGCAACGTGGCTCAATACGCCATCGAAAAAGCGATGGCGCTAGGTGCGCGCGTGGTAACGGCTTCAGACTCCAACGGCACCGTGGTTGATGAAGCTGGCTTTACGCCGGAAAAACTGGCGCGTCTGTGCCAGATAAAGTCTCAGCAGGATGGACGCATTGCCGACTATGCCAAAGAGTTTGGCCTCACCTATCTTGAAGGCCAGCAGCCTTGGGGCATCAGCGTTGATATCGCTCTGCCTTGCGCCACCCAGAATGAGCTGGACGCCCCAGCGGCAAGCACGCTGATCGCCAATGGAGTGAAAGCCGTGGCCGAAGGCGCAAATATGCCAACCACGATTGAAGCCACGGATCTCTTCCTTGAAGCGGGCGTCTTATTTGCGCCGGGTAAAGCAGCTAACGCAGGTGGCGTTGCAACATCTGGCTTAGAGATGGCGCAAAACGCGGCACGCATGGGTTGGAAGGCCGAGAAAGTGGATTTGCGCCTGCACCACATCATGTTAGATATTCACCAAGCCTGCGTGGAATATGGCGGTGAGGATAAACAAACCAACTATGTGCGCGGAGCAAATATTGCAGGATTTGTGAAAGTCGCTGACGCCATGCTGGCGCAGGGCGTTTTATAG
- the ampC gene encoding class C beta-lactamase — MRKKMQNTLKLLSVITCLAVTAQGAMASEMDQSKIKDTVDSLIQPLMQKNNIPGMSVAVTLNGKNYIYNYGLASKQPQQPVTDNTLFEVGSLSKTFAATLASYAQVSGKLSLDQRISHYVPELRGSSFDHISVLNAGTHTTGLGIFMPEDVKNTDQLMAYLKAWKPADPAGTHRVYSNIGTGLLGMIAAQSMGMTYEDAIEKTLLPKLGMTHTYLNVPADQAENYAWGYNKKNEPIHVNMEVLGNEAYGIKTNASDLIRYVQANMGQLKLDGNSTLQKALTDTHTGYFKSGKITQDLMWEQLPYPVSLPDLLTGNDMAMTKSVATPIVPPLPPQEKVWINKTGSTNGFGAYIAFVPAKKMGIVMLANKNYSIDQRVTVAYKILSELEGK, encoded by the coding sequence ATGCGTAAAAAAATGCAGAACACATTGAAGCTGTTATCCGTGATTACCTGTCTGGCGGTAACGGCTCAGGGCGCCATGGCATCAGAAATGGATCAGAGCAAGATTAAAGATACCGTTGATAGTCTGATCCAGCCGTTGATGCAGAAGAATAATATTCCGGGCATGTCGGTGGCAGTTACGCTGAACGGCAAAAATTATATTTATAACTATGGATTAGCCTCTAAACAGCCACAGCAGCCCGTAACGGACAACACGCTATTTGAAGTGGGATCGTTAAGCAAAACCTTTGCAGCGACGCTGGCGTCTTACGCGCAGGTCAGTGGTAAGTTATCGCTGGATCAACGTATTAGCCACTATGTGCCAGAGCTGCGCGGCAGCAGCTTCGATCACATCAGCGTGCTGAATGCGGGAACGCATACCACGGGTTTAGGGATTTTCATGCCTGAAGATGTGAAAAATACCGATCAGTTGATGGCTTATCTGAAAGCGTGGAAACCTGCCGATCCTGCGGGAACTCACCGTGTTTATTCCAATATAGGTACCGGTTTGTTGGGCATGATTGCCGCGCAAAGTATGGGAATGACCTACGAAGACGCGATTGAGAAGACGCTACTTCCTAAGTTGGGCATGACGCATACCTACCTTAATGTTCCCGCAGACCAAGCGGAAAATTATGCTTGGGGCTACAACAAAAAGAATGAGCCGATCCACGTCAACATGGAAGTGTTGGGTAATGAAGCGTATGGCATAAAAACCAACGCGAGTGACCTGATTCGCTATGTGCAAGCCAATATGGGGCAGCTAAAACTTGATGGAAATTCGACGCTGCAAAAAGCGCTAACCGACACGCACACCGGCTACTTCAAGTCAGGCAAAATTACGCAGGATCTGATGTGGGAACAGCTGCCATATCCGGTTTCTCTGCCGGATCTGCTCACCGGCAACGATATGGCGATGACAAAAAGCGTTGCTACGCCGATTGTTCCACCGTTGCCACCACAGGAAAAGGTATGGATTAACAAGACCGGTTCCACCAATGGTTTTGGTGCCTATATCGCGTTTGTTCCGGCTAAAAAGATGGGTATCGTGATGTTGGCGAACAAGAATTACTCTATCGATCAGCGTGTGACGGTGGCGTATAAAATCTTAAGCGAGCTGGAAGGAAAGTAA
- a CDS encoding LysR family transcriptional regulator — MRSYLPLNALRAFEASARHLSFTRAGLELSVTQAAVSQQVRALEARLGTQLFKRLPRGLELTDEAHVLMPVLSEAFSQIEAVLKQFEGGHFHEVLTVAVVGTFAVGWLMPRLQSFNADHPFVELRLLTNNNLVNLAGEGLDFAIRFGNGMWPATHNVALFDAPLSVLCTPSVAQRLEQPQDLAKETLMRSYRAEEWNNWFSAAGIEPIRVNGPIFDSSRLMVEAAIQNGGVALAPAKMFEHELQNGILVRPFDINVEVGSYWLTWLKSKPLSPAMQLFQQWLVAQANE, encoded by the coding sequence ATGCGTTCCTATCTCCCGCTTAACGCGCTGCGCGCCTTTGAAGCCTCTGCTCGTCACCTAAGTTTTACTCGTGCCGGACTGGAGCTCAGCGTGACGCAGGCAGCCGTTAGCCAGCAAGTACGAGCCCTTGAGGCGCGGTTAGGAACGCAGCTATTCAAGCGCCTACCGCGAGGATTAGAACTCACCGATGAAGCTCATGTTCTGATGCCGGTGCTCAGCGAAGCATTTAGCCAGATTGAAGCGGTTCTCAAGCAGTTTGAAGGCGGCCATTTCCATGAAGTTCTGACCGTCGCCGTGGTCGGCACTTTTGCCGTGGGCTGGCTAATGCCTCGTTTGCAAAGCTTTAACGCTGACCATCCCTTTGTTGAGCTTAGACTGCTCACTAATAACAATCTGGTTAATTTAGCCGGGGAAGGCTTAGATTTTGCCATACGTTTTGGTAATGGCATGTGGCCAGCCACCCATAACGTTGCACTGTTTGATGCCCCCCTAAGCGTACTATGTACCCCAAGCGTGGCTCAGCGATTAGAGCAGCCTCAAGATTTAGCCAAAGAAACGCTTATGCGTTCTTATCGAGCAGAAGAGTGGAACAACTGGTTTAGCGCGGCGGGTATTGAGCCAATCAGAGTTAACGGACCTATTTTCGATTCGTCACGCCTGATGGTTGAAGCTGCCATCCAGAATGGGGGCGTTGCGCTAGCCCCGGCCAAAATGTTCGAGCACGAACTGCAAAATGGCATTCTAGTGAGGCCCTTTGATATCAACGTTGAAGTCGGTAGTTACTGGCTAACATGGCTGAAATCCAAACCCCTATCCCCCGCCATGCAGCTGTTCCAGCAATGGCTTGTGGCGCAAGCAAACGAGTAG
- the gorA gene encoding glutathione-disulfide reductase yields MTKHYDYLAIGGGSGGIASINRAAMYGQKCALVEAKYLGGTCVNVGCVPKKVMWHAAQIAEAIHLYGPDYGFDTTVNKFDWGKLIESRTAYIDRIHQSYERGLGNNKVDVIHGFAKFIDAHTVEVNGETITADHILIATGGRPSRPNIPGAEYGINSDGFFELDALPKRVAVVGAGYIAVEIAGVLNGLGSETHLFVRKHAPLRTFDPMIVEALVEVMNAEGPQLHTQSVPKSVVKNSDGSLTLTLENGKTFEVDCLIWAIGREPANDNINLSAAGVKTNDKGYITVDKYQNTNVKGIYAVGDNTGAVELTPVAVAAGRRLSERLFNNKPDEHLDYSNIPTVVFSHPPIGTVGLTEDQAKEQHGEDNVKVYKSSFTAMYTAVTQHRQPCRMKLVCVGKDEKIVGIHGIGYGMDEMLQGFAVALKMGATKKDFDNTVAIHPTGSEEFVTMR; encoded by the coding sequence ATGACTAAACATTATGACTATCTCGCAATTGGCGGTGGCAGCGGCGGTATTGCTTCCATCAACCGTGCGGCCATGTATGGCCAAAAATGTGCGCTGGTTGAAGCCAAGTATCTGGGCGGCACCTGCGTAAACGTGGGTTGTGTGCCGAAAAAAGTGATGTGGCACGCCGCGCAGATCGCAGAAGCGATCCATTTGTATGGCCCTGACTATGGTTTTGATACCACGGTGAATAAGTTCGATTGGGGCAAACTGATCGAAAGCCGCACCGCCTATATCGACCGTATCCATCAGTCCTATGAACGTGGACTGGGCAACAATAAAGTTGACGTGATCCACGGCTTTGCCAAATTTATTGATGCGCACACCGTTGAAGTGAACGGCGAAACCATCACCGCCGATCATATTCTGATCGCAACCGGTGGCCGACCTTCTCGCCCGAATATTCCAGGGGCAGAATACGGTATTAATTCCGATGGCTTCTTTGAGTTAGACGCGTTGCCAAAACGCGTGGCAGTCGTTGGCGCGGGCTATATCGCCGTTGAAATTGCCGGTGTGCTGAATGGCTTGGGCTCTGAAACCCATCTGTTCGTACGTAAACACGCGCCTCTGCGTACCTTTGACCCAATGATTGTTGAAGCGCTGGTTGAAGTGATGAACGCAGAAGGCCCACAACTGCACACCCAGTCAGTTCCAAAATCCGTGGTTAAAAATAGCGATGGTAGCCTGACGCTGACGCTAGAAAATGGCAAAACGTTTGAAGTTGACTGCCTGATTTGGGCCATTGGCCGTGAACCTGCCAACGACAATATCAACCTGAGCGCCGCTGGTGTTAAAACCAACGATAAAGGCTACATCACCGTTGATAAATATCAGAATACCAACGTAAAAGGCATTTATGCCGTTGGGGATAACACCGGTGCCGTTGAGTTAACACCGGTTGCCGTTGCTGCAGGCCGCCGTTTATCTGAGCGTTTGTTTAACAACAAGCCGGATGAGCATCTCGACTACAGCAATATCCCAACCGTGGTATTCAGCCATCCGCCAATTGGTACCGTTGGTTTGACTGAAGACCAGGCGAAAGAACAGCACGGCGAAGACAACGTGAAGGTGTACAAGTCCTCCTTTACCGCCATGTATACCGCTGTGACTCAGCACCGCCAGCCGTGCCGCATGAAGCTGGTATGTGTGGGTAAAGATGAGAAGATCGTTGGCATCCACGGTATTGGCTACGGCATGGATGAGATGCT